A window of Xylophilus sp. GW821-FHT01B05 contains these coding sequences:
- a CDS encoding YggS family pyridoxal phosphate-dependent enzyme, whose product MTTIGNNLDALRLRINAACAAAGRAPQSVRLLAVSKTFGPEDVREALAAGQQAFGENYLQEGVAKVQALAGSGIEWHCIGPVQSNKTRLAAEHFDWVHSVERLKTAERLSAQRPAGLPPLNICLQVDIDGGANKSGVAPADLPALAHAVAALPQLRLRGLMTIPEPTADAAAQLAVHRRARALYDALLAEGLALDTLSMGMSADLEAAIQAGSTMVRVGTAIFGGRPRPAVNQGF is encoded by the coding sequence ATGACAACCATTGGTAACAACCTGGATGCGCTGCGCCTGCGCATCAACGCCGCCTGCGCGGCGGCTGGCCGCGCGCCGCAATCGGTGCGGCTCTTGGCCGTCTCCAAGACCTTCGGGCCCGAGGACGTGCGCGAGGCGCTGGCCGCTGGCCAGCAGGCCTTTGGCGAGAACTATCTGCAAGAGGGCGTGGCCAAGGTGCAGGCGCTGGCTGGCAGCGGCATCGAGTGGCATTGCATCGGCCCGGTGCAGTCCAACAAGACACGCCTGGCGGCCGAGCACTTCGACTGGGTGCATTCGGTGGAGCGGTTGAAGACTGCCGAGCGGCTGTCGGCGCAGCGGCCGGCAGGCCTGCCGCCGCTCAACATCTGCCTGCAGGTGGACATCGACGGCGGCGCCAACAAGTCTGGCGTGGCGCCGGCCGACCTGCCCGCCCTGGCGCATGCCGTGGCGGCGCTGCCGCAACTGCGCCTGCGCGGCCTGATGACCATCCCCGAGCCCACGGCCGACGCCGCCGCGCAACTGGCCGTGCACCGGCGCGCTCGCGCGCTCTACGACGCGCTGCTGGCCGAGGGCCTGGCGCTGGATACCTTGTCCATGGGCATGTCGGCCGATCTGGAGGCTGCGATCCAGGCCGGCAGCACCATGGTGCGGGTGGGCACGGCGATCTTTGGCGGCCGGCCGCGGCCGGCGGTGAATCAAGGTTTTTAA
- a CDS encoding MFS transporter gives MTAPLPTLPPRRERALLWLLALTQFTIVMDFMVMMPLGPQIMQSFAVGPAAFATAVSAYSWCAGISGLFAATYIDRFDRKRLLLVVYALFALSNLGCALASNYHAMLLSRAFAGLTGGVLGSLVLVIVGDVIPAERRGAAMGVVMTSFSLAAIAGVPLGVVLGAHFGWSTPFFLLVLFSVLIWLGAQRVMPPLATHIVHPPAPLSQTLPQLWWLVSQPAHLRAFGLTALIMVAHMLIVPFISPVLVANHGVLPEQISWIYMAGGAAMLFSSRIVGRLADRYGKQRVFRIVALVSILPVLFITHLPMLPLLALIAFFPCFMVASNARNIPMQALLTTVPEPSRRGAFMSVNSAVQQISTGTGAWLGGLLLSNGPGGEILGYGLNGWLSAALVLLGIYWIGRVRPAVQRPGAAIHGDKLSNR, from the coding sequence ATGACCGCTCCCCTCCCCACCCTGCCGCCGCGCCGCGAGCGCGCCCTGCTCTGGCTGCTGGCCCTGACGCAGTTCACCATCGTCATGGACTTCATGGTCATGATGCCGCTCGGGCCGCAGATCATGCAGTCCTTCGCGGTCGGGCCCGCCGCCTTTGCCACGGCGGTGTCGGCCTATTCCTGGTGCGCCGGCATCTCGGGCCTGTTTGCCGCCACCTACATCGACCGCTTCGACCGCAAGCGCCTGCTGCTGGTGGTGTATGCGCTGTTTGCGCTGTCCAACCTGGGCTGCGCGCTGGCCAGCAACTACCACGCCATGCTGCTGTCGCGCGCCTTTGCGGGCCTCACCGGCGGCGTGCTGGGCTCGCTGGTGCTGGTCATCGTCGGCGACGTGATCCCGGCCGAGCGGCGCGGCGCCGCCATGGGGGTGGTGATGACTTCGTTCTCGCTCGCCGCCATCGCCGGCGTGCCGCTGGGTGTGGTGCTGGGCGCGCACTTTGGCTGGAGCACGCCCTTCTTCCTGCTGGTGCTGTTCTCGGTGCTGATCTGGCTCGGCGCGCAGCGCGTGATGCCGCCGCTGGCCACGCACATCGTGCATCCGCCCGCGCCCTTGTCGCAGACGCTGCCGCAGCTCTGGTGGCTGGTGAGCCAGCCGGCGCATCTGCGCGCCTTCGGGCTGACGGCGCTGATCATGGTGGCGCACATGCTGATCGTGCCCTTCATCTCGCCGGTGCTGGTGGCCAACCACGGCGTGCTGCCCGAGCAGATCTCGTGGATCTACATGGCCGGCGGCGCGGCCATGCTGTTCAGCTCGCGCATCGTCGGCCGGCTGGCCGACCGCTACGGCAAGCAGCGGGTGTTTCGCATCGTGGCCCTGGTGTCGATCCTGCCGGTGCTGTTCATCACCCACCTGCCCATGCTGCCGCTGCTGGCGCTGATCGCCTTCTTTCCCTGCTTCATGGTGGCCTCCAACGCCCGCAACATTCCCATGCAGGCCCTGCTCACCACCGTGCCCGAGCCCAGCCGCCGCGGCGCCTTCATGAGCGTGAACTCTGCCGTGCAGCAGATCTCCACCGGTACCGGCGCCTGGCTCGGCGGCCTGCTGCTGAGCAATGGCCCGGGTGGCGAGATCCTGGGCTACGGGCTGAACGGCTGGCTGTCGGCGGCGCTGGTGCTGCTGGGCATCTACTGGATCGGCCGGGTGCGCCCCGCCGTGCAGCGCCCTGGCGCGGCAATACACGGCGACAAGCTATCAAATAGATAG
- the rocF gene encoding arginase yields MPTTVQLIGAPTDIGASTRGAGMGPDALRVAGLAETLAAQGLTVQDHGNLAGPPTPWAAPEAGLRHLKEVVAWNRSVYDAVGAALGADHFPVLLGGDHCLAIGSISAVAQHCRCQGRTLRVLWLDAHTDVNTPAVSPSGNLHGMPVACLLGHGPVALTGWSGQAQAVQPDRLAFIGIRSVDAAEQLAIRQWGLQVFDMRHLDEHGMRTTMTEALQDLDDNTHLHVSFDLDCLDPSDAPGVGTAVRGGPTYREMQLCMEMIADTGRLGSLDVVEINPALDMRNRTAEVAVELVASLFGRSILGR; encoded by the coding sequence ATGCCGACCACCGTCCAGCTCATAGGCGCGCCCACCGACATCGGCGCCAGCACCCGCGGCGCCGGCATGGGGCCGGACGCGCTGCGCGTGGCCGGGCTGGCCGAGACACTCGCGGCCCAGGGCTTGACGGTGCAAGACCACGGCAATCTGGCCGGCCCGCCCACGCCCTGGGCCGCGCCCGAGGCCGGCCTGCGCCACCTGAAGGAAGTCGTGGCCTGGAACCGCTCGGTGTATGACGCGGTGGGCGCGGCATTGGGCGCCGACCATTTCCCGGTGCTGCTGGGCGGCGACCACTGCCTGGCCATAGGCTCGATCAGCGCCGTGGCGCAGCACTGCCGCTGCCAGGGCCGCACGCTGCGGGTGCTGTGGCTTGATGCCCATACCGACGTCAACACGCCGGCGGTCAGCCCCTCGGGCAACCTGCACGGCATGCCGGTGGCCTGCCTGCTGGGCCACGGCCCGGTCGCGCTCACCGGCTGGAGCGGCCAGGCGCAAGCGGTGCAGCCCGACCGGCTCGCCTTCATCGGCATCCGCAGCGTGGACGCGGCCGAGCAACTGGCTATCCGCCAGTGGGGCCTGCAGGTGTTCGACATGCGCCACCTGGACGAGCACGGCATGCGCACCACCATGACCGAGGCGCTGCAGGACCTGGACGACAACACCCACCTGCACGTGAGCTTCGACCTGGACTGCCTCGACCCTTCCGACGCACCCGGCGTGGGCACCGCCGTGCGCGGCGGCCCCACCTACCGCGAGATGCAGCTGTGCATGGAGATGATTGCCGACACCGGCCGCCTGGGCTCGCTCGACGTGGTGGAGATCAACCCCGCGCTCGACATGCGCAACCGCACGGCCGAAGTGGCGGTGGAATTGGTCGCCAGCCTGTTCGGGCGCTCTATCCTGGGACGCTGA
- a CDS encoding FAD-linked oxidase C-terminal domain-containing protein translates to MTSALAEPATQTLSKAELQAQAVHALQACLPSDAILWTAEDTVPYECDGLTAYRERPLAVVLPETEAQVQAVLKACHARGIPVVARGAGTGLSGGAMPHALGVTLSLARFNRILKIDPLARTAVVQCGVRNLAISEAAAPHGLYYAPDPSSQIACTIGGNVAENSGGVHCLKYGLTLHNVLRVRGFTAEGEAVEFGSEALDAAGLDLLAVLIGSEGMLAVTTEVTVKLVPKPQLARCIMASFDDVRKAGAAVAAVIAAGIIPAGLEMMDKPMTAAVEDFVHAGYDLTAEAILLCESDGTPEEVAEEIGRMSEVLRRCGATAITVSANEAERLRFWSGRKNAFPASGRISPDYMCMDSTIPRARLADILLAIQAMEKKYGLRCANVFHAGDGNLHPLILFDANDPDQLHRCELFGADILETSVAMGGTVTGEHGVGVEKLNSMCVQFSPEERAQMLGVKHAFDERGLLNPGKVIPTLQRCAEYGKMLVRGGQLKHPDLPRF, encoded by the coding sequence ATGACCTCCGCCCTGGCCGAGCCGGCCACCCAAACGCTATCAAAAGCAGAGCTACAAGCCCAGGCAGTACATGCGCTACAGGCCTGTTTACCTTCAGACGCCATTTTGTGGACGGCCGAAGACACCGTGCCCTACGAATGCGACGGCCTGACCGCCTACCGCGAGCGCCCGCTGGCCGTGGTGCTACCCGAGACCGAGGCCCAGGTGCAGGCCGTGCTCAAGGCCTGCCATGCGCGCGGCATCCCGGTGGTGGCGCGCGGCGCGGGCACCGGGCTATCGGGCGGCGCCATGCCGCACGCGCTGGGCGTGACCCTGTCGCTGGCGCGCTTCAACCGCATCCTCAAGATCGACCCGCTGGCGCGCACCGCCGTCGTGCAGTGCGGCGTGCGCAACCTGGCGATCAGCGAGGCCGCCGCGCCCCACGGCCTGTACTACGCGCCCGACCCATCGAGCCAGATCGCCTGCACCATAGGCGGCAACGTGGCCGAAAATTCTGGCGGCGTGCACTGCCTGAAATACGGCCTGACGCTGCACAACGTGCTGCGCGTGCGCGGCTTCACGGCCGAGGGCGAGGCCGTTGAATTTGGCAGCGAGGCCCTCGACGCCGCCGGCCTGGACCTGCTGGCCGTGCTGATCGGCAGCGAAGGCATGCTGGCCGTGACCACGGAAGTGACCGTAAAACTGGTGCCCAAGCCGCAACTGGCGCGCTGCATCATGGCCAGCTTCGACGACGTGCGCAAAGCCGGCGCTGCGGTGGCGGCGGTGATCGCCGCCGGCATCATCCCGGCCGGGCTGGAGATGATGGACAAGCCCATGACAGCCGCGGTGGAAGACTTCGTGCATGCCGGCTACGACCTCACGGCCGAGGCGATTCTGCTGTGCGAATCCGACGGCACACCAGAAGAAGTGGCGGAAGAAATCGGCCGCATGTCCGAGGTGCTGCGCCGCTGCGGCGCCACCGCCATCACGGTCAGCGCCAACGAGGCCGAGCGCCTGCGCTTCTGGAGCGGCCGCAAGAACGCCTTCCCCGCCAGCGGCCGCATCAGCCCCGACTACATGTGCATGGACTCGACCATCCCGCGCGCGCGGCTGGCCGACATCCTGCTGGCGATCCAGGCCATGGAGAAGAAGTACGGCCTGCGCTGCGCCAACGTGTTCCACGCGGGCGACGGCAACCTGCACCCGCTGATCCTGTTCGACGCCAACGACCCCGACCAACTGCACCGCTGCGAGCTGTTTGGCGCCGACATCCTCGAGACCAGCGTTGCCATGGGCGGCACCGTCACTGGCGAGCACGGCGTGGGCGTGGAAAAACTCAACAGCATGTGCGTGCAGTTCTCACCCGAGGAGCGCGCGCAGATGCTGGGCGTAAAGCACGCCTTCGACGAGCGCGGCCTGCTCAACCCGGGCAAGGTCATCCCCACGCTGCAGCGCTGCGCCGAGTACGGAAAGATGCTGGTGCGCGGCGGCCAGCTCAAACACCCTGACCTGCCGAGGTTCTGA
- a CDS encoding LysR family transcriptional regulator, which translates to MNLRTLRYFVAIADAGSFTAAAAAVSIAQPALTRQLRDLEAELGVQLLLRGARGVRLTQDGATLYESARRMLAEAARVKQQLGDGGAAGESTVVLGVSPTLTRVLLPGIFERCHRSLAGVRLVVREAFTPQLLEGLERGLVDMAVVTNPEPHRVFALQPLLAEPFALITPAARKMPPVVPLSALASLPLLMTGLHRGIVERTLAPLGARIKVEAEIDSVDAIRELVLQGRWATIMPVSVFKEQRAGHARLSEISGVQLHRMLVLATRIERAQSSAIAVVTDLVRAETARLAAEGVFSFGRVAQPAHAPPP; encoded by the coding sequence ATGAACCTCCGCACCCTGCGCTACTTCGTTGCCATTGCCGATGCCGGCAGCTTCACGGCGGCGGCGGCAGCCGTCTCCATCGCCCAGCCTGCGCTGACGCGCCAACTGCGCGACCTGGAGGCCGAGCTGGGCGTGCAACTGCTGCTGCGCGGCGCGCGCGGCGTGCGGCTGACGCAGGACGGCGCCACGCTCTATGAATCGGCCCGGCGCATGCTGGCCGAGGCCGCGCGCGTGAAGCAGCAACTGGGCGACGGCGGCGCGGCCGGCGAATCAACCGTGGTGCTGGGCGTGTCGCCCACGCTCACGCGGGTGCTGCTGCCGGGCATATTCGAGCGCTGCCACCGCAGCCTGGCCGGCGTGCGGCTGGTGGTGCGCGAGGCCTTCACGCCGCAGTTGCTGGAAGGCCTGGAGCGCGGGCTGGTGGACATGGCCGTGGTCACCAACCCCGAGCCGCACCGCGTCTTTGCGCTGCAGCCGCTGCTGGCCGAGCCGTTCGCGCTCATCACGCCGGCGGCGCGCAAGATGCCGCCGGTGGTGCCGCTGTCGGCGCTGGCCTCCTTGCCGCTGCTGATGACCGGGCTGCACCGCGGCATCGTCGAGCGCACGCTGGCGCCGCTGGGCGCGCGCATCAAGGTCGAGGCCGAGATCGATTCGGTCGACGCCATCCGCGAGCTGGTGCTGCAAGGCCGCTGGGCCACGATCATGCCGGTGTCGGTGTTCAAGGAGCAGCGCGCCGGCCACGCGCGGCTGTCGGAGATCTCCGGCGTGCAACTGCACCGCATGCTGGTGCTGGCCACGCGCATAGAGCGGGCGCAAAGCTCGGCCATCGCCGTGGTGACCGACCTGGTGCGGGCCGAAACCGCCCGGCTCGCGGCCGAAGGCGTGTTCAGCTTTGGCCGGGTGGCGCAGCCTGCTCACGCGCCGCCGCCGTAA
- a CDS encoding Ldh family oxidoreductase, producing the protein MTTDRNTLWIAGDRLQRFTAAALTQVGLPPQDAAKVAALMVEADLQGSDGHGIIRLPQYVQRIQAGGINVRPDIRVVQERAAMAVVDGDNGMGHLVVSRAVELAIEKARGAGVAWVGTRASNHAGPASLYARMPVAHDMIGLYFAVGNANHMPPWGGMEMLLSTNPIAAGIPAGDEPAVVLDMATTVAAYGKVKAKAKRGEAMPEGWMIDRQGRPLTDPTRAHEGFLLPIGGHKGYGLALIVGLLAGTLQGAAMGREVVDFNADHVTPTNTGQAILVIDLAAFGGAGPFKAAVDALVRDIRSSERLPGVERIWLPGEQSHGRRAAYAQSGVPVAAALVQDLDQLAARIGIAPLRQAEPFPP; encoded by the coding sequence ATGACGACAGATCGCAACACCCTGTGGATTGCCGGCGACCGGCTGCAGCGCTTCACCGCCGCCGCGCTGACCCAGGTCGGCCTGCCGCCGCAGGATGCGGCCAAGGTCGCCGCGCTGATGGTCGAGGCCGACCTGCAGGGCTCTGACGGCCACGGCATCATCCGGCTGCCGCAGTACGTGCAGCGCATACAGGCCGGGGGCATCAACGTGCGCCCGGACATCCGCGTGGTGCAGGAGCGCGCCGCCATGGCGGTGGTGGATGGCGACAACGGCATGGGCCACCTGGTGGTGTCGCGCGCGGTGGAACTGGCCATTGAGAAGGCACGCGGCGCCGGCGTGGCCTGGGTCGGCACCCGCGCCAGCAACCATGCCGGACCGGCATCGCTCTACGCGCGCATGCCGGTGGCGCACGACATGATCGGCCTGTACTTTGCGGTCGGCAATGCCAACCACATGCCGCCTTGGGGCGGCATGGAGATGCTGCTGTCGACCAACCCGATCGCCGCCGGCATCCCGGCCGGGGACGAGCCGGCGGTGGTGCTGGACATGGCCACCACGGTGGCCGCCTACGGCAAGGTCAAGGCCAAGGCCAAGCGCGGCGAGGCCATGCCCGAGGGCTGGATGATCGACCGCCAGGGCCGCCCGCTGACCGATCCCACGCGCGCCCACGAAGGCTTCCTGCTGCCCATCGGCGGGCACAAGGGCTACGGCCTGGCGCTGATCGTCGGCCTGCTCGCCGGCACCCTGCAGGGCGCGGCCATGGGGCGCGAGGTGGTCGACTTCAATGCCGACCACGTGACCCCGACCAACACCGGCCAGGCGATCCTGGTGATCGACCTGGCCGCCTTTGGCGGCGCCGGGCCGTTCAAGGCCGCAGTCGATGCACTGGTGCGCGACATCCGCAGCAGCGAGCGCCTGCCCGGCGTCGAGCGCATCTGGCTGCCGGGCGAGCAGAGCCACGGGCGCAGGGCTGCGTATGCGCAGTCCGGCGTGCCGGTGGCGGCCGCGTTGGTCCAGGACCTGGACCAACTGGCGGCGCGCATCGGCATTGCGCCGCTGCGCCAGGCAGAGCCTTTCCCCCCATAA
- a CDS encoding tripartite tricarboxylate transporter substrate binding protein produces the protein MTVVKSLLAAAGLCGALLSAVAQPAAAYPSKPIRVVIPLAAGSAVDNGARVLLQRMGTELGQAFVLENIPGSAGLIGAERVAKAAPDGYTIGGFNDSVLTMVPHIYPKAGWDALTDFTPISLVGTIEWGLVVRPDAPYRTVEDFIQAVKAAPGRMNYGSGGNGSPQHLAMAMFATRAGITLTHVPYKGATPAAIAVAGGEVDAAFQGLGTVTSLIQGGKLRLLAVSTPQRLPQYPNVPTVAESGLPDFFFNSWFALVAPKATPRPVIDRLSAAMRKSLDDPDTRKQLVAQGMTIRGSSPEEFGLALHDLYELYRKVIQANNIKPE, from the coding sequence ATGACTGTCGTGAAAAGCCTGCTGGCAGCGGCCGGCCTGTGCGGCGCGCTGCTGTCTGCCGTGGCGCAGCCCGCTGCGGCCTATCCCAGCAAACCGATACGCGTCGTCATACCGCTGGCTGCCGGCAGCGCGGTGGACAACGGCGCGCGGGTGCTGCTGCAGCGCATGGGCACCGAGCTGGGCCAGGCCTTTGTGCTGGAGAACATCCCGGGCTCGGCCGGCCTGATCGGTGCCGAGCGGGTGGCCAAGGCGGCGCCTGACGGCTACACCATCGGCGGCTTCAACGACAGCGTGCTGACCATGGTGCCGCACATCTACCCCAAGGCCGGCTGGGATGCGCTGACCGACTTCACGCCGATCTCGCTGGTCGGCACCATCGAGTGGGGCCTGGTGGTCCGGCCCGACGCGCCCTACCGCACGGTGGAGGACTTCATTCAGGCCGTGAAGGCGGCGCCCGGGCGCATGAACTACGGCTCGGGTGGCAACGGCAGCCCGCAGCACCTGGCGATGGCCATGTTCGCCACGCGCGCCGGCATCACGCTGACGCACGTGCCCTACAAGGGCGCGACGCCGGCCGCCATTGCCGTGGCCGGGGGCGAGGTGGACGCCGCCTTCCAGGGCCTGGGCACCGTGACCTCGCTGATCCAGGGCGGCAAGCTGCGCCTGCTGGCCGTGTCTACGCCGCAGCGCCTGCCGCAGTACCCGAACGTGCCCACCGTGGCCGAGTCCGGCCTGCCGGATTTCTTCTTCAACTCGTGGTTCGCCCTGGTCGCGCCCAAGGCTACGCCACGCCCGGTCATCGACCGCCTGAGCGCGGCTATGCGCAAGTCGCTGGACGACCCCGACACCCGCAAGCAGCTGGTGGCCCAGGGCATGACCATACGCGGCAGCTCGCCCGAGGAATTCGGCCTGGCGCTGCACGACCTGTACGAGCTCTATCGCAAGGTGATCCAGGCCAACAACATCAAACCGGAGTGA
- a CDS encoding cupin domain-containing protein — MPEATILHPADLKAYERGGGARTIPLVSARLGATSFINGITEFGPAAQIPWHFHNCEESVMLLEGEAVFDIGDQHHRLVPQDTTFIPAGVPHRFRNLSDTRGMKILWIYGRVDATRTLLESGETRAVSAEHI, encoded by the coding sequence GTGCCAGAAGCCACCATCCTGCATCCCGCCGACCTCAAGGCCTACGAGCGCGGCGGCGGCGCGCGCACCATCCCGCTGGTGTCCGCGCGCCTGGGCGCCACCAGTTTCATCAACGGCATCACCGAGTTCGGCCCGGCGGCGCAGATTCCCTGGCATTTCCACAACTGCGAAGAAAGCGTGATGCTGCTGGAGGGCGAGGCCGTGTTCGACATCGGCGACCAGCACCACCGCCTGGTGCCGCAAGACACCACCTTCATCCCGGCCGGCGTGCCGCACCGCTTTCGCAACCTGTCGGATACGCGGGGGATGAAGATTCTCTGGATCTACGGGCGGGTGGATGCCACGCGCACCTTGCTTGAGTCAGGCGAGACACGGGCCGTGTCCGCTGAACACATCTGA
- a CDS encoding LysR substrate-binding domain-containing protein: MAGETAALSGVGAKRIPPIQCLLTFEALARLRNVTLAAEELCVTPSAVSHRVRQLEQLLGTKLFGRADFSLTTDGSEYLAHVREGLVVLSRFPSAQAASGRRKLRVAVTPTFARAILIPRLRQFTEAYPEIDLALQVSIPLLDVVAEEADLMVRFGTGRYADVEHTLLAADVVTPLASPAYLREHGPFDSIDNLQRATLLRSPLEPWRTWFAAHAVDWPEPMDGSSFNDIGLMCDAAAQGLGVALVRLKLGAPWLDNGQLERLSDRSVPSPHGHYLCWRTGAMDRWECAAFAEWLRRSLS, encoded by the coding sequence ATGGCGGGCGAGACAGCGGCGCTGTCGGGTGTGGGGGCCAAGCGGATTCCACCCATCCAGTGCCTGCTGACTTTTGAAGCGCTGGCCCGGCTGCGCAACGTCACGCTGGCCGCCGAAGAGCTGTGCGTCACGCCCAGCGCCGTCAGCCACCGTGTGCGCCAGCTGGAGCAGTTGCTGGGCACCAAGCTGTTTGGCCGCGCCGACTTCTCACTCACCACCGACGGCAGCGAATACCTGGCCCATGTGCGCGAAGGCCTGGTGGTGCTGTCGCGCTTCCCCAGCGCGCAGGCGGCATCGGGCCGGCGCAAGCTGCGCGTGGCCGTCACGCCGACCTTCGCCCGCGCCATCCTGATCCCGCGCCTGCGCCAGTTCACCGAGGCCTACCCCGAGATCGACCTGGCGCTGCAGGTGAGCATCCCCTTGCTGGACGTGGTGGCAGAAGAAGCCGACCTGATGGTGCGCTTTGGCACCGGCCGCTATGCCGATGTCGAGCACACCCTGCTGGCCGCCGACGTGGTCACGCCGCTAGCATCGCCCGCCTATCTGCGCGAGCACGGCCCCTTCGACAGCATTGATAACCTGCAGCGCGCCACGCTGCTGCGCTCGCCGCTGGAGCCCTGGCGCACCTGGTTTGCCGCGCACGCGGTGGACTGGCCCGAGCCGATGGACGGCTCGTCCTTCAACGACATAGGCCTGATGTGCGACGCCGCCGCGCAAGGCCTGGGCGTAGCGCTGGTGCGCCTGAAGCTCGGCGCGCCCTGGCTGGACAACGGCCAGTTGGAGCGCCTATCCGACCGCAGCGTGCCCAGCCCGCACGGCCACTACCTGTGCTGGCGCACCGGCGCCATGGATCGCTGGGAATGCGCGGCCTTTGCGGAGTGGCTGCGGCGCAGCCTGAGCTGA
- the purU gene encoding formyltetrahydrofolate deformylase, whose translation MTNVTNVYTLTLSCPDRPGIVHAVSGFLFERGSNIEDAAQYNDRATSLFFMRVQFSSDRETAALREELRSFAEAHQMQWGLHLQSEPMKTVLMVSREGHCLNDLLFRWKTGLLALDIRAIISNHRDFYQLAASYNVPFHHVPVTAATKPQAEARQYEIIQAEGAELVVLARYMQVLSDDLCRKLEGRAINIHHSFLPSFKGAKPYYQAHDRGVKLIGATAHYVTAALDEGPIIEQDVARVDHSKTVEDLTAMGRDTESQVLARAVKWHSEHRVLLDGHKTVIFK comes from the coding sequence ATGACCAACGTCACCAACGTCTACACCCTGACCCTTTCCTGCCCGGACCGCCCGGGCATCGTGCATGCGGTTTCCGGCTTCTTGTTCGAGCGCGGCAGCAACATCGAAGATGCGGCCCAGTACAACGACCGCGCCACCAGCCTGTTCTTCATGCGGGTGCAGTTCAGCAGCGACCGCGAGACCGCTGCCCTGCGCGAAGAGCTGCGCAGCTTCGCCGAAGCGCACCAGATGCAATGGGGCCTGCACCTGCAGTCCGAGCCCATGAAAACCGTGCTGATGGTCAGCCGCGAGGGCCATTGCCTGAACGACCTGCTGTTCCGCTGGAAGACCGGCCTGCTGGCGCTGGACATCCGCGCCATCATCAGCAACCACCGCGACTTCTACCAACTCGCGGCCAGCTACAACGTGCCCTTCCACCACGTCCCGGTGACCGCTGCCACCAAGCCCCAGGCAGAAGCCCGGCAGTACGAAATCATCCAGGCCGAAGGCGCCGAGCTGGTGGTGCTGGCGCGCTACATGCAGGTGCTGTCCGATGACCTGTGCCGCAAGCTTGAAGGCCGGGCCATCAACATCCACCACAGCTTCTTGCCCAGCTTCAAGGGCGCCAAGCCCTACTACCAGGCACACGACCGCGGCGTGAAGCTGATCGGCGCCACCGCCCACTACGTGACTGCGGCCCTGGACGAAGGCCCGATCATCGAGCAGGACGTGGCCCGCGTGGACCACAGCAAGACGGTGGAAGACCTGACCGCCATGGGCCGCGACACCGAGAGCCAGGTGCTGGCCCGCGCCGTGAAATGGCACAGCGAACACCGCGTGCTGCTGGACGGCCACAAGACCGTCATCTTCAAATAG
- a CDS encoding ChaN family lipoprotein — protein sequence MSASSAFLQVLRHSAPAVFALLLAGCAAAGAPAPMSKVLLIGETHDAPGQPERVTEQVEALAAHGQLAALALEMAPQGTNTVAVPRDADDAAIRSALAWDERAWPWQRYAPAIRAAVRAGVPVVGANLPATQMRAAMADVSLDAQLAPAARQAQEEAIREGHCRLLPERQIPAMTRVQIARDRSMAHVVAESASAGRTVVLWAGSGHVDRALGVPQHLPSALAVRSVAMVAGATDNAPGDARFDAIWATPAMAPVDHCAQLLKRQAP from the coding sequence ATGTCCGCTTCATCCGCCTTTCTCCAGGTCTTGCGCCACAGTGCGCCTGCCGTGTTCGCCCTGCTGCTGGCCGGCTGCGCTGCTGCGGGAGCGCCGGCGCCCATGTCCAAGGTGCTGCTGATCGGCGAAACCCACGACGCCCCCGGCCAGCCCGAGCGCGTGACGGAGCAGGTCGAGGCGCTGGCGGCGCACGGCCAGTTGGCCGCGCTGGCACTGGAGATGGCGCCGCAGGGCACCAATACGGTGGCCGTGCCGCGTGACGCGGACGATGCGGCGATCCGCAGCGCACTGGCCTGGGACGAGCGCGCCTGGCCCTGGCAGCGCTATGCACCGGCCATACGCGCAGCGGTACGGGCTGGTGTGCCGGTGGTCGGAGCCAACCTGCCCGCCACGCAAATGCGCGCGGCCATGGCCGATGTGTCGCTGGACGCCCAATTGGCCCCGGCGGCACGCCAGGCGCAGGAAGAAGCCATCCGCGAAGGCCACTGCCGGCTATTGCCCGAGCGCCAGATCCCGGCCATGACGCGGGTGCAGATCGCGCGCGACCGCAGCATGGCGCATGTGGTGGCCGAATCCGCCAGCGCCGGGCGCACCGTGGTGCTGTGGGCCGGCTCCGGTCATGTGGACCGCGCCCTGGGCGTGCCGCAGCACCTGCCCAGCGCACTGGCCGTGCGCAGCGTGGCCATGGTGGCCGGCGCAACCGACAACGCGCCGGGCGATGCGCGCTTCGACGCCATCTGGGCCACCCCAGCGATGGCACCGGTGGACCACTGCGCGCAACTGCTCAAACGCCAGGCGCCGTGA